The Chloroflexota bacterium genome segment CGTAGGCATGCGGCAGCGTGCACGGCATGGCCTCGACGTCGCTGATCTCGGTGGTCTCTCCTGCGTTGAAGCAGTCGCCGGCGCGCAGGTCGGACACGGCCATGGTGCCGGCCTCGGTCAGGCGGCCCGAGCTGTCGCGCGAGGGTCCCGCGAAGAAGTTCAGGTAGACCAGGGCCACCACGCCGATGAGGATCGGGACGCCCAGCACCGACAGCCATCGAGTCCATCCCCGCTTGGTGTTGGGCGCCGCCCCCGCCTGCGCCGCCCACGTCGCCTGGTCGGCCCCGCTCGCATCGGCGCCTCTGGCCAAGCCGCATCGATGGCACGCCGCGTCGGCCTCCTCGTTGTCTGCGTAGCAGCGCTTGCAGACCCATCGCTCATTCACGGGCGCAGGGTACTCGATCGGCGTCGGCTGGCATGACGTCCGTACTCGCCGACGAACGCAAGTTGCTCAGCCGTCTCGACCGCCTGTGGGTGACGGGTCTCGCGCACGATGCGGATCGCCTGATCGGCATCAACCCCAGCAGCGACCAGCGCGCAGGCAACCACCGTACCGGTGCGACCAACGCCCCCCATGCACGCGACGGCCACATCGCCGCGCGATCGGCCCTCGGTCACCACGTCGAGGATCTCGTCCATGGCTTCGACCGATGCTGGGGCCCCGCCATCGGTCATGGGTCGTCTCACGACTTTGATCCCGGCGTGGCTCGCGCGCCGGACGATATCGGGATCACCCCAACGTGCCAGCTCAGCGTCATCCACCAGCAGAAGCAGCACGTCGACATCCGCAGAGCGCAGCGTGGCCAGGTCGATCTCCAGGTCGCGGCGGTAGACGCGGCCCGGGTAGCGCACCGAAGCGCCATGCTTGCCGGGCAGGAACGTCAGGCCCAGCCGCCCGGGACGGCCGTCGTCCAGCCATTCACCTGGGATCCAGTCGACCCGCAGCGGAGGATCGAGGTCTCGGAGGGCCGCCACTCAGTTGAGTTGCTCGTTGCCGCGCCGGCAGAAGTGACCCTGCGGGTCGAGCGGCTCGCCGCAGAATGGGCATGGTGGCCGGCCGGCGTCAACCAGGGCCGCGGCGTCGCGGGCGAACTTGCGTGCCTCCGCCGCCATGATCCTGACCCGCAGCACGTCGGGACCATCCGGGGCGTCGTCCGGCAGCTCGACGTACGCTCCGTCCGCCGTCGGAGTCTGGGCCTCGATCACCACCGATCCAGCGGCGGCGTCCCACGCCAGGGCCATCGCACCAACCTGGAACAGCTCGACCAGTGGCTCCGCCAGGGGCTCGGGCAATGCGTCGGCGCTGCCGGCAGCGACATCGGCTTCCGCGC includes the following:
- a CDS encoding septum formation family protein, whose product is MARGADASGADQATWAAQAGAAPNTKRGWTRWLSVLGVPILIGVVALVYLNFFAGPSRDSSGRLTEAGTMAVSDLRAGDCFNAGETTEISDVEAMPCTLPHAYEVYHVATHETATFPTDAELDTIFGQVCIEPFATYVGTAYESSEIYANFITPSEDSFAGGDRGYICVLFDLANDALTTSLRGAAR
- a CDS encoding dual specificity protein phosphatase family protein, with product MAALRDLDPPLRVDWIPGEWLDDGRPGRLGLTFLPGKHGASVRYPGRVYRRDLEIDLATLRSADVDVLLLLVDDAELARWGDPDIVRRASHAGIKVVRRPMTDGGAPASVEAMDEILDVVTEGRSRGDVAVACMGGVGRTGTVVACALVAAGVDADQAIRIVRETRHPQAVETAEQLAFVGEYGRHASRRRSSTLRP
- a CDS encoding DUF3090 domain-containing protein, with the translated sequence MTRRLLVFDDPDRFTAGTVGEPGSRTFFLQARKGGEIASVRLEKVQVAALAARLDDLLDAAEVARAEADVAAGSADALPEPLAEPLVELFQVGAMALAWDAAAGSVVIEAQTPTADGAYVELPDDAPDGPDVLRVRIMAAEARKFARDAAALVDAGRPPCPFCGEPLDPQGHFCRRGNEQLN